TCTtaatgatctgatcgggacaatacttgaaaagataaggatcatcccaaaaaAAGTACTTAACCATGGCCATAAACTTGGACTTACTTTGTTGCCCCCAATGCAAAGGCATTTGGCCAGTGGCAAGATAGTTTACTATatcagcaaaccatggtgcaAGATTGTGAGTAATGTGCATCAATGGCTCATTCGGAAAGGTCTCAGAAATGGGGATGGCATCCTCAGTGAAATCCATAGTCAACCTAGACAATTGATCCACCACCACATTTTCGGAAGCCTTCTTATCCCGAATCTCTATGTCAAACTCctgaagtagcaaaatccaCCGAATGAGATGAGATTTAgcatatttttcaaagaaaagatACTTCAATACTGCGTGACCCGAGTAGataatgactttagatcctagcaagtaGGATCTGAACTTATCCAACGCAAAATGACTACCAGCAACTCCTTCTCTATAGtagagtagttgagttgtgcatcattTAATGTCCTGCTTGCATAGTAGATGACATGGGGGAGTTTATCAACATGTTTCCCCAAAATAGCTCCAACAGCATAATCTGAAGCGTCACACATGATCTTAAATGGCACACCCCAgttgggtggctgaataatgggtgtggacgtCAAAATTCTATTTAGATCCCCAAACGCTTTCTTGTAGTCCTCATCAAACACAAATGGGGTCTCTTTCACCAACAACTTGCACAAAGGCTTGGTGATCTTGCTGAAATCCTAGATGAATCGCTTGTAGAATCTTGCATGGGCCAAAAAAGAAGGAACCTCCTTCACTGTACatgggggtggaaggttggagATCAAATCCACCTTCGCTTTGTCAACCTCAATCCCACGATGAGAGACGACGTGTTGCTTTACCATAAAATGGCATTTCTCCAAATTTAGCACTAGGTTCTTCTTGCACCGCACTAAAACCAAAGTGAGGCGGTGCAGACACTCCTCAAAAGATGAACCGAAGAcggagaagtcatccatgaaaatCTCCAGGAAACGTTCTACCATATCAAAGAATATATTgatcatgcaccgctgaaaagtggcgggtgcattgcataacccaaagggcataTGACGGTAGGTGAACGTCCTAAGAGAACAAGTGAATGTtgtcttctcctgatcttcggggtccaaagggacctggttatatccagaataaccaaACAAGAAGCAATAATACTTGTGCCCAGCTAAGTGCTccaccatttgatcaatgaatgggagtggGAAATGGTCTTTTTTGATGGTGGCATTCAACTTGCGGTAGTCTACACAAACTCTCCATCCAGATTGAACACGAGTTGGGATCAACTCCTTATCCTTGATCTTCACTACCGTTTATCCAGCCCGCTTCGGCACTACATGTATGGGGCTCACCCACTTGCTATCAAAAattggataaatgatccctgcatccaacaacttgAGCACTTCTGCTTTCACAACTTCCTACATAGTTGGGTTCAGCCTCCTTTGTCCCTCCCTCAATagcttggcattctcctccaaatgtatcttgtgcatTACCATTGAGGGGCTAATTCCTTTAATGTCTTCTATGGTCCAGCCAATAGCTTCCTTGTGCTCTCTCAAAACATCcaacaacttttcttctttagCACTTGCCAAATCTGAAGCTATGAATCAAAGATATTTAGCTCCATTGTTATGTTTCCGAACGAGATCTTCATCACCCTCATCCTACAATTGATCAgggcattagccgtagctaagagCGGTTACCCTAGAATCACCGGTATTTGAATCCCAACATTCTGAACCGGCTCGGTATCCAGCATAATGAAATCTACAGGGAAATAGAATTTATCCACCTTGATCAATACATCCTCTATGATTACCCTAGGGATCTTAACCGACCTGTTAGCCAATTGAAGCGTCATGGATGTAGGCTTCAATTCTCCTAACCCCAATTACAAGTAGACTGAATAGGGTAGAAGATCCACACTTGCTCAAAGATCCAAAAGAGCCTTCTCAATC
This window of the Corylus avellana chromosome ca5, CavTom2PMs-1.0 genome carries:
- the LOC132181891 gene encoding uncharacterized protein LOC132181891; translation: MTLQLANRSVKIPRVIIEDVLIKVDKFYFPVDFIMLDTEPVQNVGIQIPRCMINIFFDMVERFLEIFMDDFSVFGSSFEECLHRLTLVLVRCKKNLVLNLEKCHFMVKQHVVSHRGIEVDKAKDFSKITKPLCKLLVKETPFVFDEDYKKAFGDLNRILTSTPIIQPPNWGVPFKIMCDASDYAVGAILGKHVDKLPHVIYYASRTLNDAQLNYSTIEKELLEFDIEIRDKKASENVVVDQLSRLTMDFTEDAIPISETFPNEPLMHITHNLAPWFADIVNYLATGQMPLHWGQQSCHPISPINEWTNGDFKSRDQKNFGKDCESYKNDWSLRLNDALWAYRIAFKTPIGMSPYCLVYGKACHLLVELEHRAQWAIKQLSFNLTKVGSQRKLQLNELEELRNDAYDCARLYQAQMKKAHAHSILRRSFQPSQKVLLYNSRLHLFLGKLKSRCIGPFIIRSVFTHGAIETKDPKNGNTFKVNGQRLKPFLELKSPKIETTLLEDPSYLE